One genomic window of Agarivorans sp. Alg241-V36 includes the following:
- a CDS encoding recombinase family protein gives MKYIYARTSTTDQNVDQQAEHLLTLHDAAEIFKEQTSGKSLDRPILNKLTNKVSAGDIIIVLSVSRLGRNTEEVLAFIRLMKTKSVSVLVEDLGGIDVTSAMGKLVLTTLAAVAEMQREDTLDKQRIGIARAKAEGKYKGKQQSLETIQKCKEALTYVEKGLSKEKAAKAVGIGVATLYRYIKAK, from the coding sequence ATGAAGTACATTTATGCTCGAACCTCTACCACAGATCAAAATGTTGACCAACAAGCGGAACATTTACTCACTCTTCACGATGCCGCCGAAATATTCAAAGAACAAACGAGCGGAAAATCTCTCGATAGGCCAATACTCAATAAACTCACCAACAAAGTATCAGCCGGAGATATCATCATTGTTTTGTCGGTGAGCCGACTTGGTCGTAATACTGAAGAAGTGTTGGCTTTCATCCGACTGATGAAAACCAAGAGCGTATCAGTGCTTGTGGAAGATTTAGGCGGTATAGATGTGACTAGCGCAATGGGCAAGCTAGTTCTAACTACTCTTGCTGCGGTGGCAGAGATGCAACGTGAAGATACACTTGATAAACAACGTATCGGTATTGCTCGCGCCAAGGCAGAGGGCAAGTACAAAGGCAAACAGCAATCATTAGAAACGATTCAAAAATGCAAAGAAGCACTCACCTATGTTGAAAAGGGACTAAGTAAAGAAAAAGCAGCTAAGGCTGTGGGAATCGGTGTAGCCACATTATATAGGTACATCAAAGCAAAATAG
- a CDS encoding DEAD/DEAH box helicase family protein, giving the protein MTDKAQKLRQMVHSVLDSDDLHTHQVNAATKTFNALKNDIRAVVTAAEMQAGKSGIALALCCIQRLSLSDTEICDRKQLKDTLYLVTMPDTALKEQAEDDLKLAKNVVVSNFVNFEKALENEFKGSPPKLIIIDECHYGSNVSAVRYSKIFDYLEQENDSCKVAFISATPFGALYGAESEYQEAIDIQQEAEDENDRALILEAQKAAHNALKDSILRRDFNTRLVFHKTSDEYYGVREMLNSGKVKGLEQDNKNFLVGSPEREEFIRQFKTHEGMGWSLVRVPAGFAMDAKELLIAQGIDENAVYILGNSLNGVPEDEHCSIDRFKREFDDAKIFDDKLIAITVAGARAGINFGAMMKNNLISTWDSTVASVAAVVQANIGRACGYHGNNASMHYTNLNAAEAYAAILDHLEKTCSDHAASDFDGLKEFFEDVCQEYQVNGLDVGLTIKYKRRRPIGDVETYRTHSYVAVPAKLLQDRVDFSRYTKDKHLLQAIDIVRNEFTAKGAPSVKGNRAMRGKTKNWIKAHWINGDSYDNPEKARADGTQQDKTKLYTQMIDNNEYLEFNRVVAPGSGELSENKLVTAAIFSVYNISRRQVEKKIMTIEDVHHMCDHFDIEHDDTMLVLYKRGEYDIERSIAKKQHNELPEKSGDLSDESHFSDKADSNF; this is encoded by the coding sequence TTGACAGATAAAGCACAAAAACTTCGCCAAATGGTACATTCTGTTCTCGATAGTGATGACCTCCACACTCACCAGGTTAATGCGGCCACGAAAACCTTTAACGCACTCAAAAATGATATAAGAGCTGTGGTTACTGCTGCAGAAATGCAGGCTGGGAAATCAGGGATCGCTCTCGCTCTTTGTTGTATACAACGTCTAAGTTTAAGCGATACTGAGATCTGCGATCGTAAACAGCTCAAAGATACTCTGTACCTTGTTACCATGCCTGATACCGCGCTTAAAGAACAAGCTGAAGATGACTTAAAACTAGCTAAAAATGTTGTGGTAAGCAACTTCGTCAATTTCGAAAAAGCTTTAGAAAATGAATTTAAAGGCAGTCCACCAAAGCTTATCATCATTGATGAGTGTCATTATGGGTCAAACGTATCAGCGGTGAGATACAGCAAGATCTTTGATTACCTTGAGCAAGAAAACGATAGCTGCAAAGTCGCCTTCATTTCAGCAACGCCTTTTGGTGCTCTCTATGGGGCGGAATCAGAATATCAAGAGGCGATTGATATTCAACAAGAAGCAGAAGATGAGAACGACCGAGCTTTAATTCTTGAGGCACAAAAAGCTGCCCATAACGCACTTAAAGATTCAATCCTAAGACGCGATTTCAATACACGCTTAGTTTTCCATAAGACCAGCGATGAATACTATGGCGTTCGTGAAATGCTCAACAGTGGGAAAGTTAAAGGCCTGGAACAAGACAACAAAAACTTTCTCGTTGGCTCTCCTGAGCGAGAAGAATTTATTCGGCAGTTTAAAACTCATGAAGGTATGGGTTGGTCATTAGTTCGGGTTCCTGCGGGCTTTGCTATGGATGCAAAAGAGTTACTAATTGCTCAAGGGATAGATGAAAATGCTGTTTATATACTTGGAAACTCGCTTAACGGAGTACCAGAGGATGAACATTGCAGCATAGACCGCTTTAAGCGAGAGTTCGATGATGCAAAGATCTTCGATGATAAACTCATTGCCATTACGGTCGCGGGTGCCAGAGCTGGCATTAACTTTGGTGCGATGATGAAAAACAACCTTATCTCGACATGGGATAGCACCGTTGCTAGTGTTGCTGCTGTTGTGCAAGCCAATATTGGTAGAGCTTGCGGTTATCATGGTAATAATGCTTCGATGCACTATACCAACCTCAATGCAGCTGAAGCTTACGCAGCTATCTTGGACCATTTAGAAAAAACCTGCTCCGATCACGCAGCGTCAGATTTTGATGGACTCAAAGAATTTTTCGAAGATGTTTGTCAAGAGTACCAAGTAAATGGGTTGGATGTAGGACTCACCATAAAGTATAAACGCCGCCGTCCGATCGGTGATGTCGAGACCTATCGAACTCACAGTTACGTGGCCGTACCTGCAAAATTATTACAAGACCGCGTCGACTTTAGTCGCTACACCAAAGACAAACACCTTCTACAAGCTATCGATATTGTTCGAAACGAGTTCACAGCTAAGGGGGCACCTAGCGTAAAAGGCAACCGAGCTATGCGAGGCAAGACTAAAAACTGGATTAAAGCACACTGGATTAACGGTGACAGTTACGACAACCCCGAAAAAGCTCGTGCAGATGGCACACAACAAGACAAAACAAAACTCTATACTCAAATGATAGACAATAATGAGTATCTAGAGTTTAACCGCGTCGTTGCTCCAGGCTCTGGGGAGCTTTCTGAAAATAAACTAGTCACTGCTGCTATTTTTAGCGTCTACAACATTTCACGTCGTCAAGTAGAAAAGAAGATCATGACTATCGAAGATGTTCACCACATGTGTGATCACTTTGATATAGAGCATGACGACACCATGTTAGTTCTATATAAGCGCGGAGAATACGACATCGAGCGCTCTATCGCTAAGAAACAGCATAATGAGCTACCCGAAAAGTCCGGTGATTTAAGCGACGAATCCCACTTTTCAGATAAAGCTGATTCTAACTTTTAA
- a CDS encoding DEAD/DEAH box helicase family protein gives MNTADKHRQLVENALSQNTFEHQRHAANQAFLQFKAGSRAVVIAAEMQSGKSGIALALSGLQRLSLRDDRIGERKYLKDTLYLVTMADIALQNQAKRDLAPSKNVVISNFTNFEIVLKSDFKYLTPKLIIIDECHYGSNMDSVRYEKIFNYLEHENPGCKVAFISATPFSALYAAGADSILRHNFNTSLVFHKTSGEYHGIRQMHRNNQIIKLDENSRDFCENSLLRNRFMRQFKEHEGPGWSLVRVPSSQANTARDALLSYGIKPHQIHIIGQKLVGIEDNELSSIDDFKRDYETAVLFDDKLIAITVAGFRAGVNFGQDMKETLINSWDSTIANIAAVVQANIGRACGYHHNLAAKHYTNLDAVRAYGELLDHLEANNNSNEFEGLHHIFDQICSRYDVRGFDRGTTIAPTTETKVTKKLADNKVYLTKGYVAVPGKLDEPGFDFSSFTEDEMLLKAISHIRQELLSDDGPYRKKNRALRGEHQNWIKAQWVNGATYDDGTQSCAKAKTLDFTSKLNSGDQISFNQIVNPGGGEKTEDKKVMASIFSTYNLSGQMDAFKRSLDFDDIEELSSLLNVEDDNTIIVIYQRGKFSKELTDETTKASLDVQATRVRHNSVF, from the coding sequence ATGAATACTGCTGATAAACACCGTCAACTTGTTGAAAACGCACTTTCACAGAACACTTTTGAGCATCAACGCCATGCCGCGAATCAAGCTTTTTTGCAATTTAAAGCAGGCTCTAGGGCCGTAGTGATTGCCGCTGAAATGCAATCGGGTAAGTCTGGGATTGCGCTTGCCCTCTCTGGACTACAAAGATTGTCTCTTCGTGATGACAGGATAGGTGAAAGAAAGTACTTAAAAGACACTTTATACTTGGTCACCATGGCGGACATAGCGCTACAAAATCAAGCTAAGCGCGATCTGGCGCCCAGTAAAAATGTAGTTATAAGTAATTTTACTAACTTCGAAATCGTCCTTAAGAGTGATTTTAAGTATTTGACTCCAAAACTCATTATCATTGATGAGTGTCATTATGGATCCAATATGGACAGCGTTCGCTATGAGAAAATCTTCAATTACTTAGAACATGAAAATCCCGGCTGTAAAGTCGCCTTTATCTCGGCGACCCCATTCAGTGCCCTCTATGCTGCTGGAGCTGATTCGATTCTTCGACACAACTTCAATACTTCTTTAGTATTTCATAAAACCAGCGGTGAGTACCATGGCATTAGGCAAATGCACCGTAACAATCAAATAATTAAACTGGATGAAAACTCACGGGACTTTTGCGAAAACTCTTTGCTACGCAACCGCTTCATGCGTCAATTCAAAGAGCATGAGGGCCCAGGGTGGTCGCTAGTTCGAGTACCAAGTAGTCAAGCTAACACTGCAAGAGATGCCTTACTCTCTTATGGAATTAAACCTCATCAAATCCATATCATCGGCCAAAAACTGGTCGGTATCGAAGACAATGAACTGTCCTCAATTGATGACTTTAAGCGAGATTATGAAACCGCTGTATTGTTTGATGACAAGCTCATTGCGATCACCGTAGCGGGATTTAGAGCCGGTGTTAACTTCGGTCAAGACATGAAGGAAACACTAATAAACTCCTGGGATAGTACCATTGCCAATATTGCGGCAGTTGTTCAGGCGAATATAGGTAGGGCATGTGGCTATCATCACAACCTCGCTGCAAAACACTACACAAACCTTGATGCTGTTCGAGCCTACGGAGAGCTTCTCGATCATCTAGAAGCCAATAACAACAGCAACGAATTTGAAGGTCTTCACCACATATTTGATCAAATATGCTCCCGCTATGATGTCAGAGGCTTTGATCGCGGTACCACGATTGCCCCTACAACTGAGACTAAAGTTACTAAGAAGCTTGCTGATAACAAAGTTTATCTAACAAAAGGTTACGTGGCTGTTCCTGGTAAGCTTGATGAACCTGGCTTTGATTTCTCCTCCTTTACCGAGGATGAAATGTTACTCAAGGCTATTAGCCACATTCGCCAAGAGCTTCTTAGTGATGATGGACCATACAGGAAAAAGAACAGAGCACTCCGTGGCGAGCATCAAAACTGGATCAAAGCACAATGGGTAAACGGTGCGACATACGATGATGGCACTCAAAGCTGCGCTAAGGCTAAAACCTTAGACTTTACCTCTAAACTAAACTCTGGTGACCAAATATCTTTCAACCAAATAGTTAACCCTGGCGGAGGGGAAAAAACCGAAGACAAGAAGGTGATGGCCAGTATTTTTAGTACTTACAACCTTTCTGGCCAAATGGATGCGTTTAAACGTTCGTTAGATTTTGATGATATAGAAGAACTCAGCTCTCTGCTTAACGTAGAAGACGACAACACCATTATTGTTATTTACCAGCGAGGCAAGTTCTCGAAAGAACTGACTGATGAAACGACCAAAGCAAGTCTAGATGTTCAAGCGACTCGAGTTCGACACAATAGTGTTTTTTAA
- a CDS encoding DNA-processing protein DprA, whose translation MITENTKAILLLTSLFSSKEAKVCKPLSINEYGYFACWLHQNGYHPESLLDATRLTEIWMKWELPLSHAKAKKMVNFSRLDDTIDAIYDGRISALLNRGASLSLALEKWQSAGIWILDRSHSHYPKAFRGQLKHQSPAILFGVGNSELLLNRSIGFVGSRDCDSQDEQATANYVAKFSQHGYQVVSGGAKGVDSHAMEQSLKADNNAIGVMSDSLFKNSAVGQWRQYLKSGQLVLISPFYPESRFTPANAMARNKYIYLLSQATMVITSAEKGGTWSGAKENLYKGWVPLLVSAHKSPLQKGNHGLLSGEGLPKGYSLGHKVTPEASFESMIDIVKAFINPLQVSTEVESQQSQLGGIGGSGQDTLFSPDLFTEQNTQSTQKARIENQAELSETTLTIVELTESDEKESEVQLSTAIDDGSQDAVEFSGLEQDTISVNASIESETPDSSNLTMPLLDYFYKQLKILLTQNSNQPITQSEIAEQYPEFSIMGKTSLAKWLAHLVSEQKLIRPGRAKSYQLPD comes from the coding sequence ATGATAACCGAAAATACCAAGGCCATTTTATTATTAACCAGTTTATTTAGTAGTAAAGAAGCGAAAGTATGTAAGCCTCTCAGTATAAATGAGTATGGTTACTTCGCTTGTTGGTTGCATCAAAATGGTTATCATCCGGAATCATTATTAGATGCTACAAGGCTAACTGAAATATGGATGAAGTGGGAGCTGCCACTAAGCCATGCTAAAGCCAAAAAAATGGTTAACTTTTCTAGGCTAGATGACACTATTGATGCAATCTATGATGGTCGGATTAGTGCGTTACTCAACCGTGGTGCTAGTTTAAGCTTAGCGTTAGAAAAATGGCAAAGTGCAGGTATCTGGATTTTGGACAGGAGCCATTCACATTACCCTAAAGCCTTTAGGGGGCAGCTAAAACATCAAAGCCCTGCTATTTTGTTTGGTGTGGGAAATTCCGAGCTATTGCTTAATCGTTCAATTGGTTTTGTTGGCTCACGTGACTGTGATAGCCAAGATGAACAAGCTACCGCTAATTATGTCGCCAAGTTCAGCCAGCATGGTTATCAAGTGGTTTCAGGTGGGGCCAAAGGTGTAGACTCTCATGCAATGGAGCAGTCCTTAAAAGCTGATAACAATGCTATTGGGGTTATGTCTGATAGCTTGTTTAAAAACAGTGCTGTGGGACAATGGCGTCAATATTTAAAGTCTGGTCAACTGGTATTAATTAGCCCATTTTACCCAGAAAGTCGTTTTACTCCAGCCAATGCAATGGCACGCAATAAATATATCTATCTGCTTTCTCAAGCAACCATGGTGATCACGTCGGCAGAAAAAGGGGGGACTTGGTCTGGGGCAAAAGAAAACTTATATAAAGGTTGGGTGCCTCTTCTTGTATCAGCCCATAAATCACCTCTGCAAAAGGGAAATCATGGATTGCTTTCAGGAGAGGGGCTTCCCAAAGGTTACTCGCTAGGTCACAAAGTTACCCCTGAAGCTTCGTTTGAGAGCATGATTGATATTGTTAAAGCATTTATTAACCCCCTACAGGTATCTACAGAAGTTGAGAGCCAACAAAGCCAATTGGGTGGGATTGGTGGTAGTGGCCAAGATACTTTGTTTTCGCCGGATCTGTTTACTGAGCAAAATACACAATCAACTCAGAAAGCGCGAATAGAGAATCAAGCAGAGTTGAGTGAAACAACGCTTACGATAGTAGAGCTTACAGAGTCTGATGAAAAAGAGAGCGAGGTACAGCTTTCTACTGCTATAGATGATGGAAGCCAAGATGCAGTTGAGTTTAGTGGCCTAGAGCAAGACACAATATCAGTAAATGCCTCGATCGAATCTGAAACACCCGACTCATCCAATTTAACTATGCCGTTATTAGACTACTTTTATAAGCAACTGAAGATTTTGCTGACCCAAAACAGTAATCAACCCATCACTCAAAGTGAAATTGCCGAACAATACCCTGAGTTCTCTATTATGGGAAAAACGTCATTGGCTAAATGGTTAGCCCATTTAGTCTCAGAGCAAAAACTGATACGTCCCGGGAGAGCCAAAAGTTATCAGCTGCCTGATTAA
- a CDS encoding RecQ family ATP-dependent DNA helicase yields MKEQALVYLREMTGSQVATFHDDQWEAIQGLVEHQNQMLVVQRTGWGKSAVYFIATKLRRSQGYGPTIIISPLLSLIRNQIDSAAKLGLNVVSYNSSMDKDEKAAAERSILAGRVDAVIIAPEQLASVGFGENILPQISSNIGLFVVDEAHCISDWGHDFRPDYSRIVRVLKNMPSNMPVLATTATANNRVVDDIVYQLGERLVSLRGPLTRESLRLHTLAISNRSERLAWLVEHLPEIEGTGIVYVKTTKDAAIVSGFLQQYGISALAYHSQINDDSEKLRLEQALINNDVKCLVATSALGMGFDKPDLSFVIHYQAPGNVVEYYQQVGRAGRGIDSAIGVMMLGEEDAQIQSYFIENAFPKEHQINQILQVIEETDGCRLSDFEPKVNFSASTVKKIIKFLRIEHPSPILKDESTYYRTQFDYELPHEKIERLNSIKLQEWDRLNDYHQSSGCLMKFLSTELDDANPQSCGKCANCLPDSRLSEQVRHDLVIKANDFLRSRYIAIKPKATFAASGANARLAFPNYEFPYSAKNNNLDLEAGVALSSWKDGGWGDLVASGKKQNHFSDELVAPIVKMINSLEYEERPGWVAYVPSPRHPTLVPDFARKVAEKLGVPCMDALYIAEERPPQKTMENRFYQAKNLDGAFGVDTGKIYSDSVWLIDDAFDSGWTFTVAGALLKKAGVTKVIPIALTTTSKNQ; encoded by the coding sequence ATGAAAGAGCAAGCATTAGTTTACCTTCGTGAAATGACTGGCAGTCAAGTGGCTACCTTTCACGATGATCAATGGGAAGCCATCCAAGGGTTAGTTGAGCATCAAAATCAGATGTTGGTGGTTCAAAGAACTGGTTGGGGTAAAAGTGCTGTCTACTTTATCGCTACTAAGCTCCGTCGCTCCCAGGGTTATGGACCTACTATCATTATTTCTCCTCTACTGTCGCTTATTCGTAACCAGATAGATAGTGCCGCGAAACTAGGGTTAAACGTAGTTTCCTATAACTCATCTATGGATAAGGACGAGAAAGCTGCGGCTGAGCGTAGCATTTTAGCAGGGAGAGTCGATGCAGTTATTATTGCTCCAGAGCAATTGGCTTCCGTAGGCTTTGGTGAAAATATACTGCCACAAATTAGTAGTAATATTGGTTTGTTTGTCGTGGATGAAGCGCATTGTATTTCTGATTGGGGGCATGATTTCAGACCTGATTATAGTCGGATTGTACGGGTGCTTAAAAACATGCCCAGCAACATGCCTGTATTAGCTACAACTGCCACCGCAAATAACCGTGTAGTCGACGATATAGTTTACCAACTTGGTGAACGCTTAGTTTCTTTACGTGGGCCTTTAACACGTGAGAGCCTGCGCTTACATACTTTAGCCATCAGCAATCGTTCAGAGCGTTTAGCTTGGCTGGTGGAGCATCTTCCCGAAATAGAGGGAACGGGTATTGTTTATGTTAAAACAACCAAAGATGCTGCAATTGTATCAGGCTTTTTACAGCAATACGGCATTTCAGCTTTAGCCTATCATAGCCAAATTAATGATGACTCGGAAAAGTTACGGCTTGAGCAAGCGCTCATAAATAACGATGTCAAATGTTTGGTTGCTACTTCAGCTTTAGGGATGGGTTTTGATAAACCAGATTTAAGCTTTGTCATTCACTATCAAGCCCCTGGAAATGTAGTTGAATACTATCAGCAAGTTGGCCGTGCAGGTCGTGGTATCGACAGTGCTATTGGGGTCATGATGTTGGGCGAGGAAGATGCGCAAATTCAGAGCTATTTTATTGAAAATGCTTTTCCTAAAGAACATCAAATAAACCAAATATTGCAAGTGATTGAAGAGACTGATGGTTGTAGGCTTTCTGATTTTGAGCCTAAAGTGAACTTTTCAGCAAGTACAGTAAAAAAGATTATTAAATTTTTAAGGATTGAGCATCCTTCTCCTATTCTGAAGGATGAGTCCACTTACTACCGAACCCAATTCGATTATGAACTGCCTCACGAAAAGATTGAGCGACTGAATAGCATAAAGCTACAAGAGTGGGATAGGCTAAATGATTACCATCAGTCATCTGGTTGTTTAATGAAGTTCTTATCTACTGAATTGGATGATGCTAATCCTCAGTCCTGTGGGAAGTGCGCCAATTGTTTGCCTGATTCTAGATTATCAGAACAGGTAAGACATGACTTAGTTATCAAGGCCAATGATTTTCTGCGTAGTCGATATATAGCGATTAAACCTAAAGCAACTTTTGCGGCATCTGGAGCAAATGCTAGATTAGCGTTTCCTAACTATGAATTTCCTTATAGTGCAAAAAACAACAACTTGGATCTGGAAGCGGGAGTAGCTCTTTCTTCATGGAAAGATGGTGGCTGGGGAGATTTGGTTGCTTCGGGTAAAAAACAGAATCATTTCAGTGATGAATTAGTCGCACCAATAGTGAAAATGATTAACTCTCTTGAGTATGAAGAGAGGCCTGGGTGGGTTGCTTACGTTCCATCGCCAAGGCATCCGACATTGGTGCCAGACTTTGCAAGAAAAGTAGCTGAAAAACTAGGGGTTCCCTGTATGGATGCCTTGTATATTGCAGAAGAAAGACCTCCACAAAAGACGATGGAAAATCGGTTTTATCAAGCTAAAAATCTAGATGGTGCCTTTGGAGTTGACACTGGTAAAATATACAGTGATTCGGTATGGTTGATTGATGATGCCTTCGATTCTGGTTGGACATTTACAGTTGCGGGAGCGCTGTTAAAAAAGGCTGGTGTGACAAAAGTGATACCCATTGCGCTAACTACCACTAGTAAAAATCAATAA
- the pglZ gene encoding BREX-1 system phosphatase PglZ type B has protein sequence MQLIDYLASQLRSSANYNSAVQIAPAAILWTDIERQWQSAMPSIKQYLPELVELGEYNPDERTGPAIWIKCAIAGVLEDLELPEGKTPIIYLPGVGRKDLRAIEQCPDELRPLAELQYRGCWWAYNTAGRDWSVGSFLTNPRVGLELDVAKDKKTQAAILKILPDLLETPDESLRGKKLEAQDFINIVMDDPAKDILGWLNNPEDKQALWEDSKWPIFKQTCSDNFGFDPDLCLGNTDIESVLFSLCESEGEWQAVWQRFEDTAHNLPLLVEKLKSVQPVGLAFNASHFLCENLKDENEIADKLEGFAGQDVTVIKKQIIEVFEQQADRKSWLWYGLELSPWLTILEQLALVVEHTDIAFTGPSVEVMANTYKERFWQADAAAINAMAVAKDINQQQIVADILAVIYTPWLEQVTLNFQNLVRAEGYPGKPGKSDEVNESTAQYDVGSQVVFFVDGLRFDTAKALQQKLDKLSVSTALKTNWCALPSLTATAKAAVTPVADLLIGAQENDNFTPMVATSGSEFSSYHLKKSLDAKSWQYLDGLETGKPTGNAWVQTGDLDNMGHKQQMKMPLNIDAVLEDVVARVDGLLKAGWKNIRIVTDHGWLWVPNKLAEASISKNMVKKRLARCAILKDNVDTSELKVPWHWNENVSVAMAPGISGYVAGDYYNHGGLSLQECLTPVLSIKSTN, from the coding sequence ATGCAATTAATTGATTACTTAGCTTCGCAGTTACGAAGCTCAGCAAACTATAATTCGGCAGTGCAAATAGCGCCTGCTGCTATTTTATGGACTGATATTGAGCGTCAGTGGCAATCCGCAATGCCTTCTATTAAGCAGTACTTACCTGAGTTAGTTGAGTTAGGTGAATATAATCCTGACGAAAGAACTGGTCCCGCTATTTGGATTAAATGTGCTATTGCAGGTGTATTAGAAGATCTTGAATTGCCAGAGGGCAAAACGCCTATCATTTATTTACCTGGCGTTGGACGCAAAGATTTACGAGCAATAGAACAATGCCCTGATGAATTGAGGCCGCTTGCTGAGCTTCAGTATCGTGGTTGCTGGTGGGCTTATAATACTGCTGGTAGAGATTGGTCAGTTGGATCTTTTTTAACTAACCCAAGAGTAGGTTTAGAGCTTGATGTAGCCAAAGACAAAAAGACTCAAGCAGCGATATTAAAAATATTACCTGATCTATTAGAAACACCAGATGAGTCATTAAGAGGTAAAAAGCTAGAAGCTCAAGATTTCATCAATATTGTCATGGATGATCCCGCAAAAGATATTCTAGGTTGGTTAAATAACCCTGAAGATAAACAAGCTTTATGGGAAGACAGTAAGTGGCCTATTTTCAAACAAACGTGTTCGGATAACTTTGGCTTTGATCCTGACTTATGCCTAGGGAACACTGATATCGAGTCAGTGTTATTTAGCTTGTGTGAATCAGAAGGTGAATGGCAGGCAGTGTGGCAGCGATTTGAAGATACGGCGCATAACTTACCTTTATTAGTTGAAAAGCTGAAATCAGTTCAACCTGTTGGATTAGCCTTTAATGCCAGCCACTTTTTATGTGAAAACTTAAAAGATGAAAATGAGATTGCTGATAAGTTAGAAGGTTTTGCAGGGCAAGATGTAACTGTTATTAAAAAACAGATAATAGAAGTTTTTGAACAACAAGCAGATAGAAAATCATGGTTATGGTATGGCCTTGAGTTATCTCCTTGGTTAACAATTCTAGAGCAATTAGCTTTAGTGGTTGAACATACTGATATTGCTTTTACTGGCCCTTCAGTAGAAGTAATGGCTAATACCTATAAAGAGCGTTTTTGGCAAGCCGATGCCGCTGCTATTAATGCTATGGCGGTTGCCAAAGATATAAACCAACAACAAATTGTGGCTGATATTTTAGCGGTAATTTATACCCCGTGGTTAGAACAAGTCACATTAAACTTTCAAAATCTGGTTAGGGCGGAAGGTTATCCCGGTAAGCCTGGGAAATCTGATGAAGTTAATGAGTCAACCGCGCAATATGATGTCGGCAGTCAGGTTGTTTTCTTTGTTGATGGTTTACGTTTCGATACCGCAAAAGCATTACAACAAAAGTTAGATAAGCTTTCAGTTAGCACGGCTTTAAAAACTAATTGGTGTGCATTACCTTCATTAACCGCTACCGCAAAAGCGGCTGTAACCCCTGTTGCTGACTTACTCATTGGTGCGCAAGAAAATGATAACTTTACGCCAATGGTTGCTACTTCTGGTTCAGAGTTTAGCTCTTACCATTTGAAAAAATCATTAGATGCGAAAAGTTGGCAATATTTAGATGGTTTAGAAACAGGTAAACCTACAGGTAACGCCTGGGTGCAAACAGGCGATTTAGATAATATGGGGCATAAGCAACAAATGAAGATGCCACTGAATATTGATGCTGTATTGGAAGATGTTGTTGCTCGAGTTGATGGATTATTAAAAGCTGGCTGGAAGAATATCCGTATTGTTACTGATCATGGCTGGTTATGGGTGCCAAACAAATTAGCTGAAGCCAGCATTTCCAAAAATATGGTGAAAAAGCGTTTAGCTCGTTGTGCAATATTAAAAGATAATGTTGATACTTCTGAGTTAAAAGTGCCGTGGCATTGGAATGAAAATGTCTCTGTAGCAATGGCTCCAGGTATATCAGGCTATGTTGCTGGCGACTACTACAACCATGGTGGCTTGAGCTTGCAAGAGTGTTTGACGCCTGTGCTTAGTATAAAGTCCACCAATTAA
- a CDS encoding DUF4276 family protein produces MIRVHVICEGQTEEAFVKELLVEPFLAQGIILLPALIGKPGHKGGNFKFDRLLPEVKNRLLGDAECYCTTFFDFYGLPETFPGKSTTNHNDTIQQKSQKVNEELVSKLTRKLGQDAMRRFIPFIQMYEFEGLLFSEPEKMALGMGREDLVGNFQQIADNFESPEHINNSPQTAPSKRILNLIRGYEKPLMGALAALEVGLDSMRDNCELFDQWLSNIEAIAGDSN; encoded by the coding sequence ATGATTAGAGTTCATGTTATTTGTGAAGGACAAACAGAGGAAGCATTTGTAAAAGAGCTTTTAGTTGAGCCTTTCTTAGCTCAAGGTATTATATTGTTGCCAGCTTTAATTGGTAAACCTGGACATAAAGGGGGGAATTTTAAATTTGACCGTTTACTTCCAGAGGTCAAAAATCGGTTGCTTGGAGATGCAGAATGTTATTGTACTACATTCTTTGATTTCTATGGCCTACCAGAGACCTTCCCTGGTAAATCGACTACAAATCACAATGATACTATTCAACAAAAATCACAAAAAGTTAATGAAGAATTAGTGAGTAAATTAACTCGCAAGCTTGGTCAAGATGCAATGAGACGTTTTATTCCCTTTATTCAAATGTATGAATTTGAAGGGTTATTATTTAGTGAACCCGAGAAAATGGCATTAGGAATGGGTCGCGAAGACTTAGTTGGAAATTTCCAACAAATCGCTGATAACTTTGAATCACCAGAGCATATAAACAATAGCCCTCAAACGGCTCCTAGCAAGAGAATACTTAATTTGATTAGAGGATATGAGAAGCCTTTGATGGGAGCTTTAGCTGCGTTAGAAGTTGGTTTGGATTCAATGCGTGATAACTGCGAATTATTTGATCAATGGCTTTCTAATATAGAAGCTATCGCAGGAGATAGTAATTAA